In the Arthrobacter sp. CDRTa11 genome, CTCAGCGGGCGTCAGCGTGTTCCACGACTGGACGTCGTTGGACAGCGGCACCTTCTCCGGCAGCCAGAAGTTGTTGACCAGGCGGTTCCAGACATCCACGTCTTTGTCGTCCTGGATGCGGTTCCAGTTGATTGCTTCGACATGCGTCAGCAGCTTGACCTTCTCGGTCATGTCATCCCCTAAATGTTGGGTTGTTCTTTGAAGTTAAGCGTACGACGGCGGGCGGGCACCCGCCGTCGTACTGGCACGATTTAGTTGAAGATTAAAGCATGCAGGAAACGCAGCCCTCAACCTCAGTTCCCTCCAGCGCGAGCTGGCGGAGACGGATGTAGTAAATGGTCTTGATGCCCTTCTTCCAGGCGTAAATCTGGGCCCGGTTGATGTCGCGCGTGGTGGCGGTGTCCTTGAAGAACAGCGTCAGGGACAGGCCCTGGTCCACGTGCTGCGTGGCAGCGGCGTAGGTGTCGATGACCTTCTCGTAGCCGATCTCGTACGCGTCCTGGTAGTACTCCAGGTTGTCGTTGGTGAGGTACGGCGCCGGGTAGTACACGCGGCCCAGCTTGCCTTCCTTGCGGATCTCAATCTTGGACGCCACCGGGTGGATCGAGGAGGTGGAGTTGTTGATGTAGGAGATCGAGCCCGTCGGCGGGACTGCCTGCAGGTTCTGGTTGTAGATGCCGTGCTCCATGACGGAAGCCTTCAGCTCGCGCCAGTCATCCTGGGTGGGGATGTGGATGTTCTTGAACAGTTCCGCGACCTTCTCGGTCTGCGGCACCCACTCCTGCTCCGTGTACTTGTCGAAGAACTCGCCCGACGCGTAATTGGACTTCTCAAAGCCGCCGAAGGTCTGGCCGGTCTGGATGGCCAGCTTGTTGGAGGCGCGGATGGCGTGGAACACCACCGAGTAGAAGTAGATGTTGGTGAAGTCCAGGCCCTCTTCGGAGCCATAGTGGACCCGCTCGCGGGCCAGGTAGCCGTGCAGGTTCATCTGGCCCAGGCCGATGGCGCGGCTCTGGTCGTTGCCCTTGGCGATGGACGGCACCGAGGTGATGTTGGACATGTCCGAGACCGCAGAGAGGGACCGGATGGCCGTCTCGATGGTCAGGCCAAAGTCCGGCGAGTCCATCGTCTTGGCGATGTTCAGCGAGCCCAGGTTGCAGGAGATGTCCTTGCCGGTGTCCGCGTAGGACAGGTCATCGTTGTACGTGGTGGGCTGGGAAACCTGGAGGATCTCCGAGCACAGGTTGGACATGATGATCTTGCCGTCGATCGGGTTGGCCCGGTTTACGGTGTCCTCGAACATGATGTACGGGTAGCCGGATTCGAACTGGATCTCGGCGAGGGTCTGGAAGAACTCACGCGCCTTGATCTTGGTCTTCTTGATCCGGGAATCGTCCACCATCTCGTAGTACTTCTCGGTGACCGAAACGTCGGAGAACGGCATCCCGTAGACGCGCTCGACGTCGTACGGCGAGAACAGGTACATGTCCTCGTCCTTCTTGGCCAGCTCAAAGGTGATGTCCGGGATCACGACGCCCAGTGAGAGGGTCTTGATGCGGATCTTCTCGTCGGCGTTCTCCCGCTTGGTGTCCAGGAAGCGGTAGATGTCCGGGTGGTGCGCGTGCAGGTACACGGCACCGGCACCCTGGCGGGCACCGAGCTGGTTGGCGTAGGAGAAGCTGTCCTCGAGGAGCTTCATCACGGGGATAACGCCGGAGGACTGGTTCTCGATCTGCTTGATCGGAGCGCCCACTTCACGGATGTTGGTCAAGGCGAACGCCACACCGCCGCCGCGCTTGGACAGCTGCAGGGCGGAGTTGATGGAGCGGCCGATCGACTCCATGTTGTCTTCGATGCGGAGCAGGAAGCAGGAGACCAGCTCGCCGCGCTGCTTCTTTCCGGCGTTCAGGAAGGTGGGGGTGGCCGGCTGGAAGCGGCCTTCGATGATCTCGTCCACCATCTGCAGGGCAAGCTGCTCGTCACCACGGGCCAGGTGCAGGGCCACCATGCAGACGCGGTCCTCGTAGCGCTCCAGGAAACGCTTGCCGTCGAAAGTCTTGAGGGTGTAGGACGTGTAGAACTTGAACGCGCCCAGGAAGGTCTCGAAACGGAACTTCTTCTTGTAGGCACGGTTGTAGAGCTCACGGATGAAGTTCATCGTGTACTGGTCGAGGGTCTCGCGCTCGTAGTACTGGTTCTTCACCAGGTAGTCGAGCTTCTCCTCCAGGTCATGGAAGAACACGGTGTTGTTGTTCACGTGCTGCAGGAAGTACTGGTGCGCGGCTTCGCGGTCAGCCTCAAACTGGATCTCACCGTTGGGGCCATACAGGTTGAGCATCGCGTTCAGCTCGTGATAACCCAGGCCCTTGTAGGCGGCAGGCATCTCGGGCTTCTCGACGGCGGCGCCCAGCTTTTCGGCCCCGGCGCGGGTGCCCTGGCCTTCGGCCCTGGTTACTTCTGTGTCTGAGACAGTCGTGTCCAAAACTTATCCAATCCTTGGTTGACCCGGGTAACGTCTTCCGGCGTTCCCATAAGTTCAAATCGATAGAGGGGCGGGACCTGGCATTTGGCGGAAATGATGTCCGCAGCCATGCAGTAGTTGTCCCCGAAATTTGTATTGCCGGCACCGATGACGCCGCGGATCAGTTCCCTGTTCTGCGGGTTGTTCAGGAAGCGGATGACCTGTTTGGGCACCGACCCTTCTCCCCCTGTACCGCCGTAGGTGGGCACCACCAGTACAAATGGCCTGGTGGCGAGGAGGGGCGCGTCCTTGGCGTGGAGCGGGATCCGGGCCGAGTCGCGGCCAAGCTTTGCGACAAAACGGCTGGTGTTCTCGGAAGTAGAGGAAAAATAGATGAGCTGGCTCTGCGTAGTGACGGGCTGGTGTGAACCGCCCTGTACGTGACCCTCGCGCTGCGCCGGGTCAATGTGCTGTGCAGAGCCTGAACGGTTGGCCTGGCCGGCGCGCCTCTCCTTGACGGAGGCTCCGGCCGTTGCCAATGCTGCCATGGGAGTCACCTCAGCTGCAGGAAAGTTGCCGGACGGCAGGAAATAGAATGCGTCCTAGGCTACGGAGGGAACAGCAGACAGTGCCAGTTCCTCGATCTTGTCCGGGCGGAAGCCTGACCAGTGGTCCTGGTCGGTGACGACAACAGGGGCCTGCATGTAGCCCAAAGCCTTCAGGCGCTCCAAGGCATCGGCGTCCTGTGAGATGTCTACGCTCTGGTAGGTGATGCCCTTTTTATCCAGCGCACGGTAGGTTGCGTTGCACTGAACACAAGCCGGCTTTGTGTAAACCGTTACGGTCATGGTCCCTGTCCCCTTTGTCGAATCTTCGCTCTTCGTAGGCGGGCCGTTCCGAACGATTTCCGTGTCCGATACTGCCCTTGCCTGCATGCCGCCTGCGCGGCCGGTCTTCAGTTTGATGTCTGCGCTAATGTTCCGCTCAACCTGTATCTAGATACTACATGTAGTGCAGGCGCCTCTTTGGAACCCCAAGATGATGTATTACAAGTATGTCATTTAATGCACCGTTAATCCACAGGCAAGGTCCTTCAAAATGTCCGGGATTCAGCGGATTCCGAGGACGAAATCCACACCCTGTGGAGTACTTAGCCACAATTAACGCCCAGCGTGTCGCCTCGCAGACGGCGTGTCGCACCCGGTGCCGGACACTACATATGGGGCCGAAACCCCCCGCGCCGGACTGGCGGGAGTGACCAAGAGCACCCGTTCCTGTGCCAGAATGAAGCGGCCCTTCAGGCCCGTCATACTTCCGGCTCTCTTCCGGCCTGATCAGAAAGACTGCAGTGGTCAATCCCGTACATCTGAAGACCCTCCTCGAGGTCACCCGGCTGGGCTCCTTCGCGGCCGCCGCTGCCAGGCTGGGCTACACCGCGTCCGCCGTTTCCCAGCAGATGACCGCCCTGGAAAGGGATACGGGGGTGGTCCTCTTCCAGCGCTCCGCCCGCAGCGTGGTGCCCACGGAGGCGGCCGTGGTGATGAGCCGGCATGCAGCCAAGGTACTGACAGACATCGAGGCCCTGATGGCTGCGGCGTCCAAAGCCCAGGACGCCAGCCGCCAGGAACTCAGGCTGGGCATCTTTCCCAGCCTGGCCACATACGTACTCCCCCGGATCCTGAAGAACCCCGCCTGGAAGGAACTCGGCATCGATCTCAGGGTCTCCGTGGCGGAACCCGCCCAGACCATCCAGGGCCTCCGGACCGGCGGAGAGCTGGACGTGGCGCTGGTCTTCCAGGTGGGCCAGTCCGGCCTGGCCTGGCCGCACACCATCAACCGGCAGTGGATCGGCGACGACAATTTCCGGGTGGTTCTTCCCAAGGGCTGGGGCTTCCGCACGGACGCCAAGGTCGCGGCAGACCATCTGTCCGAGATGCCCTGGATCATGCATCATCCCGGGACCAGCGATGCCGTTGTCATCGAGCGGCTGTTCGCCAGCTGCAACCTGCATCCCCGTGTGGTGGCCTACAGTGACGACTTCCACGCCAGCCTGGAAATGGCAGCCGCCGGACTCGGCGCCGCGCTGGTCCCGGAACTCGCCCTGCTTCACCGCCCGGCCGGCGTGGTGGTGCTGGACGTCCCCGAAATCCGCCTCGCCCGCAACGTTTTCGCGCTCCTCATCAACGAAACGAAAACGGCCCGGGTCCAGCTTTTTGTTGACCTGTTGGCTGAAACTCTGGCTGGTTTGGGAACTGCAGGGAAATAATCCCGAATGCTGGAAATGCGCTGCTGTTGGGGTCTATGTTGAAGGTATGAACAGGGTAGCGAGCCAGCACTTCGGCGAAATCGAGCTCAATCACGGCCGGGATCACAACATCGCCGCCAAACATGAACTGCGCGGCCATGAGCTGGAGCTCGACCTGAACATCAACGCGCACGACCACTTCGACGAAGCGGCCATGCACAAGGTGGACTACCGTCTCCGCTATCTTCCCGAGCTCGTGGACGAGGTCCGGGAAATGATCGCGGAGGAGCTGGAGCAGGAAGGCACCAGCCCGCAGGAGTACCTTCGTTTCCACTGCAACGCCCTCAAGGATGAACACCTGAAGAAAGTCTTCGGCGTTGAGGACCGCAGCCAGCTCACCAATGCCGTGTTCCTCAAAGCGCTCAAGCTTGGGCACGTGGGCATCTTCCCCGGCCAGCCCGAACGGTATTTCGTCCTGGACTTCACCCTTGGCGCGCATTTCACCGACGAAGTCTTGGTGGCGTCCGCGGATGAAGACGGTGTGGTGGACGACGAAATTCTCTGGGAGTCCTAGAAACAACAGCTTAAAAAGCACGACGCCGGCTGGTCACTTCAGGTGAACAGCCGGCGTCGTACTTTGTTCAGTTATTGCTTTGTTCAGTTATTGCACTACTTGGCTGCTACTGCTTCGCTGCCTGCAGCAGGCCGGCGCGGACCGCCTTGGTGGCCTCAACGAGGTTGCGCAGGGACTCTTCGGTCTCGGCGTAGCCGCGGGTCTTCAGGCCGCAGTCCGGGTTGACCCAGAGCTGGCGGGACGGGACGTGCTTGACTGCGGTGCTGAGCAGCTCCGTGACTTCCTGCTCGCCCGGAACGCGGGGCGAGTGGATGTCGTAGACGCCCGGACCAACGCCGCGGCCGAAGCCGTGGGACTCAAGGTCGTGGACAACCTCCATGCGTGAGCGTGCGGCCTCGATGGAGGTCACGTCAGCGTCCAGCCCATCGATGGCGTCGATGATGGCGCCGAATTCGGAGTAGCAAAGGTGGGTGTGGATCTGGGTGGCATCTGCGGCACCTGCGGTGGACAGGCGGAACGAGTTCACGGACCAGTCCAGGTAGGCGGCCTGATCGGCCTTGCGCAGCGGCAGCAGCTCGCGCAGGGCGGGCTCGTCCACCTGGATGACCTTGATGCCGGCAGCTTCGAGGTCTGAGATCTCGTCGCGCAGGGCCAGGCCAACCTGGTTTGCGGTCTCGCCCAGCGGCTGGTCATCGCGGACGAAGGACCAGGCCAGGATGGTGACCGGACCGGTGAGCATGCCCTTCATGGGCTTGCTTGTCAGGGACTGAGCGTACTTGGCCCACTCCACCGTGATGGGGGCACTGCGGGTGACGTCGCCCCAGAGGATGGACGGGCGGGTGCAGCGTGAGCCGTAGGACTGGACCCAGCCATGCACCGTGACGTCGAAGCCTTCGAGGTTCTCGGCGAAGTACTGGACCATGTCGTTGCGCTCGGGCTCGCCGTGCACCAGGACGTCGTAACCCAGTTCTTCCTGCAGCTCCACAACGCGCTTGATCTCGTCCTTCATGAGCTGCTCGTACTGCTCGTTGGTGAGATCGCCCTTGTTGTTGCGGGCACGGGCGGAACGGATTTCGGACGTCTGCGGGAACGAGCCGATGGTGGTGGTGGGCAGCGGCGGCAGGTGCAGCGCTTCTTCCTGCGCAGCTTCGCGGACCGAGTACTCGGAGCGGCTGAAGTCGGCCGGGGTCAGGGCCGCGGTGCGGGCCCGAACGTCGGCGCGCTGGACGCCTTCGGCGGTGGCGCGGGAGGCAATGATGCGGGTGGCCTCGTCGATGGCCGGCTGGACAGCAGCCGCGTCGGTCAGCAGTCCTGCCAGGGTGGCAACTTCCACAGCCTTCTGGTCAGCGAACGCCAGCCAGCTGCGGAGCTGCTCGGACAGCTGGACCTCTTCGTCGACGTCGTGCGGGACATGCTGGGTGGAGGTGGAGGTGCTGATGGCCAGGGTAGCCACCGACTTCTGCAGCTCGGCGACCTTGTCCGCCGAGGCCTGCAGGTCGTTGCGCCAGATGTTGTGGCCATCCACCACACCCGCCACCAGGGTCTTGCTGCCCAAGGCCGACAGCTCGGCGGCAGCGGGAACGGCGCCCTTGAAGACGTCGATGTGGAGG is a window encoding:
- the nrdE gene encoding class 1b ribonucleoside-diphosphate reductase subunit alpha, with amino-acid sequence MPAAYKGLGYHELNAMLNLYGPNGEIQFEADREAAHQYFLQHVNNNTVFFHDLEEKLDYLVKNQYYERETLDQYTMNFIRELYNRAYKKKFRFETFLGAFKFYTSYTLKTFDGKRFLERYEDRVCMVALHLARGDEQLALQMVDEIIEGRFQPATPTFLNAGKKQRGELVSCFLLRIEDNMESIGRSINSALQLSKRGGGVAFALTNIREVGAPIKQIENQSSGVIPVMKLLEDSFSYANQLGARQGAGAVYLHAHHPDIYRFLDTKRENADEKIRIKTLSLGVVIPDITFELAKKDEDMYLFSPYDVERVYGMPFSDVSVTEKYYEMVDDSRIKKTKIKAREFFQTLAEIQFESGYPYIMFEDTVNRANPIDGKIIMSNLCSEILQVSQPTTYNDDLSYADTGKDISCNLGSLNIAKTMDSPDFGLTIETAIRSLSAVSDMSNITSVPSIAKGNDQSRAIGLGQMNLHGYLARERVHYGSEEGLDFTNIYFYSVVFHAIRASNKLAIQTGQTFGGFEKSNYASGEFFDKYTEQEWVPQTEKVAELFKNIHIPTQDDWRELKASVMEHGIYNQNLQAVPPTGSISYINNSTSSIHPVASKIEIRKEGKLGRVYYPAPYLTNDNLEYYQDAYEIGYEKVIDTYAAATQHVDQGLSLTLFFKDTATTRDINRAQIYAWKKGIKTIYYIRLRQLALEGTEVEGCVSCML
- the nrdI gene encoding class Ib ribonucleoside-diphosphate reductase assembly flavoprotein NrdI, which produces MAALATAGASVKERRAGQANRSGSAQHIDPAQREGHVQGGSHQPVTTQSQLIYFSSTSENTSRFVAKLGRDSARIPLHAKDAPLLATRPFVLVVPTYGGTGGEGSVPKQVIRFLNNPQNRELIRGVIGAGNTNFGDNYCMAADIISAKCQVPPLYRFELMGTPEDVTRVNQGLDKFWTRLSQTQK
- the nrdH gene encoding glutaredoxin-like protein NrdH, whose protein sequence is MTVTVYTKPACVQCNATYRALDKKGITYQSVDISQDADALERLKALGYMQAPVVVTDQDHWSGFRPDKIEELALSAVPSVA
- a CDS encoding LysR family transcriptional regulator; translated protein: MVNPVHLKTLLEVTRLGSFAAAAARLGYTASAVSQQMTALERDTGVVLFQRSARSVVPTEAAVVMSRHAAKVLTDIEALMAAASKAQDASRQELRLGIFPSLATYVLPRILKNPAWKELGIDLRVSVAEPAQTIQGLRTGGELDVALVFQVGQSGLAWPHTINRQWIGDDNFRVVLPKGWGFRTDAKVAADHLSEMPWIMHHPGTSDAVVIERLFASCNLHPRVVAYSDDFHASLEMAAAGLGAALVPELALLHRPAGVVVLDVPEIRLARNVFALLINETKTARVQLFVDLLAETLAGLGTAGK
- a CDS encoding DUF2004 domain-containing protein, whose amino-acid sequence is MNRVASQHFGEIELNHGRDHNIAAKHELRGHELELDLNINAHDHFDEAAMHKVDYRLRYLPELVDEVREMIAEELEQEGTSPQEYLRFHCNALKDEHLKKVFGVEDRSQLTNAVFLKALKLGHVGIFPGQPERYFVLDFTLGAHFTDEVLVASADEDGVVDDEILWES
- the metE gene encoding 5-methyltetrahydropteroyltriglutamate--homocysteine S-methyltransferase — protein: MPEKTISATAFPAASILGYPRIGRRRELKKAIEAYWAGKIDAASLDAAAKEIQLGTAKRLQSLGLTEAAAVPGTFSYYDQVLDAVAHLGAVPARFGNLLNAEGQLDIDGYFTLARGTKDEQPLEMTKWFDTNYHYLVPEIGPETNFALTSNRIVEEFEFALANGVETRPYIVGPVTFLLLSKASDDAPAGFSPLSRLEDVLPVYTALLEKLAAAGASWLQLDEPALVVDQDTSAGEIQAAVARSYEVLSAVASRPQLFVSTPYGALNEQFGTLAATGIDALHIDVFKGAVPAAAELSALGSKTLVAGVVDGHNIWRNDLQASADKVAELQKSVATLAISTSTSTQHVPHDVDEEVQLSEQLRSWLAFADQKAVEVATLAGLLTDAAAVQPAIDEATRIIASRATAEGVQRADVRARTAALTPADFSRSEYSVREAAQEEALHLPPLPTTTIGSFPQTSEIRSARARNNKGDLTNEQYEQLMKDEIKRVVELQEELGYDVLVHGEPERNDMVQYFAENLEGFDVTVHGWVQSYGSRCTRPSILWGDVTRSAPITVEWAKYAQSLTSKPMKGMLTGPVTILAWSFVRDDQPLGETANQVGLALRDEISDLEAAGIKVIQVDEPALRELLPLRKADQAAYLDWSVNSFRLSTAGAADATQIHTHLCYSEFGAIIDAIDGLDADVTSIEAARSRMEVVHDLESHGFGRGVGPGVYDIHSPRVPGEQEVTELLSTAVKHVPSRQLWVNPDCGLKTRGYAETEESLRNLVEATKAVRAGLLQAAKQ